The Betaproteobacteria bacterium genome segment GGGCGCGCGAGCACCCGTATGAGCGCACGCACAGCCCCGTAGAGCGCGACCAGGACCGGTTCATGTTCGCGTGCTTCGACGTCCCGCGGCCGCTGCTTCGCCAGCGCTTTCGCGACGCGGGTGCGGCGCAGACGGTAGCCTGATCCATGGCGGTCGTCCTCTTCACCGATTTCGGTTCCAACGACATCTACGTCGGCCAGGTGGAAGCGGTGCTCGACCGCTGCGCGCCCGGCGTGCGGGTGATCCACCTGTTGCACGAGGCGCCGGCGTTCGACATCGAGGCGGCCGCGCATC includes the following:
- a CDS encoding SAM-dependent chlorinase/fluorinase, which codes for MAVVLFTDFGSNDIYVGQVEAVLDRCAPGVRVIHLLHEAPAFDIEAAAH